In Zhaonella formicivorans, one DNA window encodes the following:
- the rpe gene encoding ribulose-phosphate 3-epimerase, whose protein sequence is MIRLAPSLLAADFSSLGTEVSKAEQAGVELLHLDIMDGHFVPNITFGPDLVKVLRSKSKLLFDVHLMIAEPDRYIPAFARAGADFISVHVETCLHLHRTLQNIREQGVKAAVALNPATPLSTIEYVLSEVEMVLLMTVNPGFGGQQFIKAVLPKIAELRKIIDSKGLSVDIEVDGGINAETAPLAVQAGANILVAGSAIFGQPDVSLAAKTLRDSIAGI, encoded by the coding sequence GTGATTCGGCTTGCACCGTCGCTTTTGGCTGCCGACTTTAGCTCTTTAGGCACAGAGGTTTCTAAGGCCGAGCAGGCAGGGGTGGAACTGTTGCATCTTGATATTATGGATGGTCATTTTGTGCCTAACATTACTTTCGGTCCGGACTTGGTCAAAGTCTTGCGCTCGAAAAGCAAGCTGCTTTTTGATGTGCATTTGATGATCGCCGAACCCGATCGCTATATCCCCGCTTTCGCCAGAGCAGGAGCGGATTTTATCTCCGTGCATGTGGAAACATGCCTGCATTTGCACCGGACCTTACAAAATATTCGGGAGCAGGGCGTGAAAGCAGCTGTGGCTTTAAATCCGGCAACGCCTCTTTCCACAATCGAATACGTTTTATCTGAAGTGGAAATGGTGTTGCTGATGACAGTTAACCCCGGTTTCGGCGGTCAGCAGTTTATTAAAGCCGTGCTGCCCAAAATTGCGGAATTGCGTAAAATCATTGACAGCAAAGGTTTATCCGTAGATATCGAGGTTGACGGAGGAATTAATGCGGAAACCGCACCTCTGGCTGTCCAGGCTGGAGCTAATATTCTGGTGGCGGGTTCTGCTATTTTCGGTCAGCCGGATGTGTCTCTGGCCGCTAAGACACTGCGGGACAGCATAGCTGGCATTTAG
- a CDS encoding FtsW/RodA/SpoVE family cell cycle protein, with protein sequence MKIFSRRQEAMLLFFVALVVGCGALFFYLTTPEAGQGIIYAAGGLILLLFLLHILLIWFNSDADQLLLPLAAMLTVLGLLGIYRVDPMLAARQWLWLMLGLAMLGMVVCFFKDYRVLEDYKYVFMVLAIIFLGITVLLGTTVGGARAWLDFGFLRFQPAEVVKLLVIFFLAGYLQETKEILTARKSYGFVALPEPRSMAPLVLMAVISLGLLVLQKDLGAALIFFGIFLIMLYTSTGRFSFLLSGLVFFALGAIAAYILFGHFRLRVSVWLNPWSKIDTAGYQITQSLFALASGGFFGTGFGLGQPQVIPAAATDLIFAVLTEELGMVGGIGIITIYMLLSYRGFRAALLAKDDFGMLLATGLTALLALQSFVILSGVMKLLPLTGVTLPFASYGGSSLLISFILLGLVMNVGASGHKGAER encoded by the coding sequence ATGAAAATCTTTAGTCGCCGGCAAGAAGCCATGCTGCTGTTTTTTGTGGCTTTGGTGGTAGGCTGTGGGGCGCTCTTTTTTTACTTGACTACCCCGGAGGCGGGTCAAGGAATTATTTACGCCGCAGGGGGACTTATCCTACTGCTATTTTTACTGCACATTTTGCTGATTTGGTTTAACTCTGACGCAGATCAACTGCTCTTACCCCTGGCAGCAATGCTTACGGTTTTGGGTTTGCTTGGTATATACCGGGTTGATCCTATGCTCGCGGCGCGGCAGTGGTTATGGCTGATGCTTGGTTTAGCCATGCTGGGGATGGTTGTTTGTTTCTTCAAGGATTACCGTGTTTTAGAAGATTATAAATACGTGTTTATGGTGCTGGCTATTATCTTTTTAGGAATCACAGTGCTACTTGGTACCACAGTAGGCGGTGCCAGGGCATGGTTGGATTTTGGGTTTTTGCGCTTTCAGCCGGCCGAAGTAGTAAAGCTCTTGGTAATCTTTTTTTTAGCCGGCTACCTGCAGGAAACAAAGGAGATTCTGACAGCAAGGAAAAGCTATGGCTTTGTTGCTTTGCCGGAGCCCCGTTCCATGGCACCGCTGGTTTTAATGGCGGTTATATCCTTAGGGCTTTTAGTGTTGCAAAAAGACTTGGGTGCAGCGTTAATCTTTTTCGGTATTTTTCTAATTATGTTATATACCAGCACCGGCAGATTTTCCTTTTTGCTCAGTGGGCTGGTGTTTTTCGCCTTGGGAGCTATAGCTGCTTATATTCTCTTTGGTCATTTTCGCTTGAGGGTTTCGGTTTGGTTAAATCCCTGGTCAAAAATCGATACGGCGGGGTATCAGATCACCCAATCCCTCTTTGCGTTAGCTAGCGGCGGCTTTTTCGGGACCGGATTCGGACTGGGTCAGCCCCAGGTTATCCCAGCTGCAGCAACCGATTTAATTTTTGCTGTTCTGACTGAAGAACTGGGCATGGTAGGGGGAATTGGGATTATAACTATATATATGCTGCTCAGTTACCGTGGTTTTCGCGCCGCACTGCTGGCTAAAGACGACTTTGGGATGCTTTTGGCTACTGGGTTGACTGCCCTGCTTGCCTTGCAGAGCTTTGTAATCTTAAGCGGTGTAATGAAACTGCTGCCTTTAACAGGGGTTACGCTGCCTTTTGCCAGTTATGGCGGAAGCTCCCTGCTGATCAGTTTTATTTTATTGGGATTGGTGATGAATGTTGGGGCATCTGGCCATAAGGGGGCCGAGAGGTGA
- the rpmB gene encoding 50S ribosomal protein L28, with amino-acid sequence MAKCNICGKGVVTGNQASHSNIKTKRTWSPNLQKVKAIVDGSPKRIVVCTRCLRSGKVERAI; translated from the coding sequence ATGGCTAAGTGCAATATTTGTGGCAAAGGAGTAGTTACGGGAAACCAGGCCAGCCACTCCAACATTAAAACAAAAAGGACATGGTCTCCCAACCTGCAAAAGGTAAAAGCCATAGTTGACGGTAGCCCGAAAAGAATTGTTGTTTGTACCCGTTGCTTGCGTTCCGGCAAAGTAGAGCGCGCAATTTAA
- the rsgA gene encoding ribosome small subunit-dependent GTPase A, with product MLLEGIILRGYSGFYYVWAEDVTYECSLRGRYRLKMQDFLPGDRVKILLVEGQNKGVIEEVLPRQTELVRPPVANVTQVVIVMALQSPDPDLVLLDRLLILAQEAGIRPVISFNKLDLAPEEVVADLNNLYTGLGYKVILTSAKKGIGIIELKQELQGEVTVFAGPSGAGKSSLLNAVQPGLQLKTGEVGEKSRRGKHTTRHVALMPMENGGFVADAPGFSRLYLPELKREELAFYFPDFACFRNMCKFNTCLHHSEPQCAVRAALDKGLIDPRRYEHYIAFLQEVIAKERSF from the coding sequence TTGCTGCTTGAAGGCATAATTTTACGGGGTTACAGCGGTTTTTATTATGTTTGGGCTGAGGACGTCACTTACGAATGTTCCCTACGGGGTCGTTACCGTCTAAAAATGCAGGATTTTTTGCCCGGAGACAGAGTAAAAATTTTACTGGTTGAAGGGCAAAATAAAGGAGTAATTGAAGAAGTGCTGCCCAGGCAGACTGAACTTGTGCGCCCACCCGTAGCCAACGTCACCCAGGTTGTAATTGTGATGGCTTTACAGAGCCCTGACCCGGATTTGGTTTTATTGGACAGGCTTTTAATTTTAGCTCAAGAAGCAGGGATTCGCCCGGTAATTAGCTTTAACAAACTGGATCTGGCTCCGGAGGAAGTTGTAGCAGATTTAAACAACCTGTATACCGGGTTAGGTTATAAAGTTATTTTAACCAGCGCTAAAAAGGGAATAGGCATTATAGAATTAAAGCAGGAATTGCAGGGGGAAGTTACTGTATTTGCAGGGCCTTCCGGGGCTGGCAAATCGAGCTTGCTAAATGCCGTACAGCCTGGACTGCAATTAAAGACGGGCGAAGTAGGGGAGAAGAGCCGGCGCGGTAAACATACCACCCGGCATGTGGCGCTTATGCCCATGGAAAACGGCGGCTTTGTTGCTGATGCACCGGGCTTTAGCCGCCTGTACTTGCCGGAATTAAAACGGGAAGAACTTGCTTTTTATTTTCCTGACTTTGCCTGCTTCCGGAATATGTGTAAGTTTAATACATGTTTGCATCACAGCGAACCTCAGTGCGCCGTCAGGGCGGCATTGGATAAAGGTTTAATTGACCCCAGGCGGTATGAGCATTATATAGCTTTTTTACAAGAAGTAATTGCTAAAGAGAGGAGTTTTTAA
- a CDS encoding Stp1/IreP family PP2C-type Ser/Thr phosphatase, with product MRAAARSEAGLVRKSNEDFFLCDPAKGLYIVADGMGGHLAGEVASQMAIKVIADYLDGAGTDHLSALKEAVTHANARIYSDSQDDLSRQGMGTTLTSAWIVGSKLYLAHVGDSRAYLIRKGSINLLTCDHSYVGELLRNGGLTEEEAQHHPRRNVLMRAVGADSEVDIDLIEVNLEPGDHLLLCTDGLFNLIPGEELLEIILRESTLEEAVNCMVDLAYSRGAGDNLTVILVQYP from the coding sequence ATGAGAGCGGCAGCACGTAGTGAGGCAGGTTTAGTACGAAAAAGCAATGAGGATTTTTTTCTCTGTGATCCGGCTAAAGGACTGTATATTGTAGCCGATGGAATGGGAGGGCACTTAGCGGGGGAAGTGGCCAGCCAAATGGCTATCAAAGTAATTGCCGATTACTTGGACGGAGCGGGAACAGATCATCTTTCAGCCCTAAAGGAGGCAGTGACTCACGCCAATGCGCGGATTTATTCTGACTCCCAGGATGATCTTTCCCGCCAAGGCATGGGAACTACTCTGACTTCGGCTTGGATTGTGGGCAGCAAATTGTATTTAGCCCACGTAGGTGACAGCCGGGCTTATTTAATCAGAAAAGGGTCTATAAATTTGCTCACCTGCGATCATTCTTATGTTGGCGAACTCCTACGCAATGGCGGTTTGACGGAAGAAGAGGCGCAGCACCACCCCCGGCGCAATGTGCTGATGCGTGCCGTAGGAGCAGATTCCGAGGTAGACATTGATTTAATCGAAGTAAATTTGGAGCCAGGGGATCACTTACTCCTGTGCACTGATGGCCTTTTCAACCTTATACCGGGAGAGGAACTCTTGGAAATTATTTTGCGGGAAAGCACATTGGAGGAAGCTGTCAATTGTATGGTCGATCTGGCATACAGCCGGGGGGCAGGCGATAACCTTACAGTGATTTTAGTTCAGTATCCATAA
- a CDS encoding peptidoglycan D,D-transpeptidase FtsI family protein: protein MRQQIRKVAMFFLLSFVLLMVYLTYIVQVQGEMLATHSKNRRVWKVEEQTVRGGIFARNGETLAKTAADIPGNRSYPLKDAASHLVGYSSPRYGKAGLEDRYDNYLLGITGFQKYVNFYRRLAGKPAAGYDIYLTIETGLQKEAFRLLRGRRGAVVALEPQTGAVLALASSPGFDPNRLNELWPGLTQDENSPLLNRAVQGRYPPGSAIKIAVAAGALARDAGYWDKIFENPGYIEVNGRRIRDSIATNPQVSLLEGLALSSNVVFARLALELGAKDLYRIFQDFYFNRDIPFDLAVQKGKVANPEELTPNALAEIGIGQGKILVTPLQMAMITAAIANQGTMMAPYLLERVTTSAGTVVKRSKPEVLAKPIGPQEAKLVAEGMVAVVDWGTGTKATIPGIKVAGKTGSAQNPQGISHAWFVGFAPADNPKIAVAIILENEGAGGDQAAPIARNLFELALGIKR from the coding sequence GTGAGACAACAGATCAGGAAGGTAGCTATGTTCTTTCTCTTAAGCTTTGTCCTCTTAATGGTTTATTTAACTTATATCGTCCAGGTTCAAGGTGAGATGCTGGCAACCCATTCCAAAAACCGGAGAGTTTGGAAAGTGGAAGAACAGACAGTCAGGGGAGGAATTTTTGCCCGCAATGGAGAAACACTAGCAAAAACAGCAGCGGATATACCTGGGAACAGGAGTTACCCGTTAAAGGACGCTGCTTCCCATTTAGTCGGCTATTCTTCTCCCCGTTATGGCAAAGCCGGGTTGGAAGACCGATACGATAATTACCTGTTGGGAATAACAGGATTCCAAAAATATGTAAACTTTTACCGCCGATTAGCGGGAAAGCCGGCTGCAGGGTATGATATTTACCTGACTATTGAGACTGGATTACAGAAGGAGGCTTTCAGGCTGCTCCGGGGAAGAAGGGGAGCAGTGGTGGCTTTAGAACCGCAGACAGGTGCGGTGTTGGCGTTAGCCAGTTCGCCCGGCTTTGATCCTAACAGGCTGAATGAATTGTGGCCCGGTTTAACGCAGGATGAAAACAGCCCGCTGTTGAACAGGGCCGTGCAGGGGCGCTACCCGCCGGGGTCGGCTATTAAGATAGCGGTCGCGGCAGGAGCCTTAGCCAGGGACGCCGGTTATTGGGATAAGATCTTTGAAAACCCCGGTTATATTGAAGTTAACGGCAGGCGTATTCGCGACAGCATTGCTACCAACCCCCAAGTCAGCCTTTTGGAAGGACTGGCTTTGTCCTCCAATGTTGTCTTCGCAAGGTTGGCATTGGAATTAGGGGCAAAAGACCTTTACCGAATTTTTCAGGACTTCTACTTTAACCGGGATATCCCCTTTGACTTAGCTGTGCAAAAGGGCAAAGTGGCCAATCCGGAGGAATTAACACCAAATGCTTTGGCCGAAATCGGCATAGGACAGGGCAAAATTTTGGTAACACCGCTGCAAATGGCCATGATCACAGCTGCTATTGCCAATCAGGGCACGATGATGGCGCCGTACCTGTTGGAGCGGGTTACAACTTCAGCCGGAACAGTAGTTAAACGCAGCAAGCCGGAAGTGTTGGCCAAACCAATTGGTCCACAAGAGGCAAAATTGGTTGCAGAAGGAATGGTGGCGGTTGTAGACTGGGGTACGGGTACTAAAGCAACCATACCCGGGATTAAAGTGGCGGGGAAAACCGGTTCGGCCCAAAACCCGCAGGGTATAAGTCATGCTTGGTTTGTAGGTTTTGCGCCGGCTGACAATCCTAAAATAGCTGTGGCAATTATTTTGGAAAATGAAGGTGCCGGGGGAGACCAGGCAGCACCTATTGCGCGCAATTTGTTTGAGTTAGCACTGGGAATAAAGAGGTGA
- the yfcE gene encoding phosphodiesterase: MKVGIISDTHGVVLPWKRVLGQIFRDVEVILHAGDVLYHGPRNPVLEGYAPQELAIALNECPVPVLIARGNCDAEVDQMLLNIPLAAPYLFTVLNGKRVLVHHGHSLQNDEMEELTRRWDIDLCISGHTHVAAIEKKNGTVYFNPGSCSLPKGAGVPSVGLWDNDRLLLICSDTGRVLDEHPL; this comes from the coding sequence ATGAAAGTCGGTATAATCAGCGATACCCATGGTGTCGTATTGCCTTGGAAACGGGTATTGGGTCAAATTTTCCGTGATGTGGAAGTTATTCTACATGCAGGCGATGTGCTCTATCACGGTCCCCGTAATCCGGTCTTGGAAGGGTATGCTCCCCAGGAGCTGGCGATAGCGCTGAATGAGTGTCCCGTGCCAGTGCTGATTGCCAGGGGAAATTGCGATGCCGAAGTGGATCAGATGTTGTTAAACATACCCCTCGCAGCCCCTTATCTTTTTACGGTGTTGAATGGTAAGAGAGTATTGGTACATCATGGTCATTCCCTGCAAAATGATGAAATGGAAGAGCTTACCCGGCGTTGGGACATTGACCTATGTATTTCCGGTCATACTCATGTTGCCGCGATTGAAAAAAAGAATGGCACTGTTTATTTCAATCCCGGCAGTTGCTCATTGCCCAAAGGCGCAGGTGTACCCAGCGTGGGTCTCTGGGACAACGACAGGCTGCTGCTTATCTGTAGCGATACCGGCAGGGTTTTGGACGAACATCCTTTGTAA
- the rlmN gene encoding 23S rRNA (adenine(2503)-C(2))-methyltransferase RlmN has protein sequence MVQIDLQGMSMEEYCLLFEDLGEQKFRAKQLFQWVYQKGATDFVQMSNLSKGLRQKLSQAVAITSLKIQRKLVSQQDDTVKFLLSLPDGETVETVRMSYTGRESRDRHTVCVSSQVGCAMGCVFCATGLSGWKRNLTTGEIVGQVLTVQRDLRVNLPEAKVTNVVFMGMGEPLLNYENVLKAIRILNEPAGLNIGLRRITLSTCGVVPQIKKLAQERLPIVLAVSLHAPTDELRNELLPINKKYPLQELMEACAYYIELTGRRITFEYALIAGKNDSRAHARALAKLLKGMLANVNLIPLNSVAETGLVRSGESRIKTFAKELEDAGIEAAIREEKGGDIEAACGQLRRRGVK, from the coding sequence ATGGTCCAGATTGATCTTCAAGGAATGAGTATGGAGGAATATTGTCTTCTCTTCGAAGACTTGGGTGAGCAAAAGTTCAGGGCTAAACAATTGTTTCAATGGGTGTACCAAAAAGGGGCAACTGATTTTGTCCAGATGAGCAATCTTTCTAAAGGATTGAGGCAAAAATTATCCCAGGCAGTCGCCATAACTTCCTTGAAAATTCAACGCAAGTTGGTATCACAGCAGGATGATACAGTCAAATTTTTGTTAAGCTTGCCTGATGGAGAAACAGTTGAAACGGTCCGCATGTCTTATACCGGGCGAGAAAGCCGTGACCGCCATACGGTCTGTGTTTCTTCGCAAGTAGGTTGTGCTATGGGATGTGTTTTTTGCGCTACTGGTTTGTCCGGTTGGAAGAGGAATTTGACTACAGGGGAAATAGTGGGTCAGGTTTTAACCGTGCAAAGGGATTTACGGGTAAATTTGCCTGAGGCCAAAGTTACCAATGTAGTTTTTATGGGCATGGGGGAACCTCTTCTCAATTATGAAAATGTGCTTAAAGCGATTCGAATTCTGAACGAGCCAGCGGGTTTAAATATTGGCTTGCGCCGTATCACCCTTTCCACCTGCGGTGTGGTCCCGCAAATCAAAAAACTGGCTCAAGAAAGATTGCCCATTGTGCTGGCTGTTTCTTTGCATGCTCCTACCGATGAGTTGCGCAATGAATTGCTCCCAATCAATAAGAAATACCCACTGCAAGAACTTATGGAAGCATGTGCTTATTACATTGAACTTACCGGGCGAAGGATTACTTTTGAATACGCTTTAATTGCCGGGAAAAACGATAGCCGCGCTCATGCCAGGGCATTAGCAAAACTGTTAAAAGGGATGCTTGCCAATGTCAATTTGATTCCTTTAAACAGTGTTGCGGAGACCGGTTTAGTGCGTTCTGGCGAGAGCAGGATTAAAACCTTTGCAAAAGAATTGGAAGATGCCGGGATAGAAGCTGCCATCAGAGAAGAAAAAGGCGGCGATATCGAGGCGGCCTGTGGGCAGCTACGGCGTAGAGGGGTAAAGTAA
- a CDS encoding FhaA domain-containing protein, whose amino-acid sequence MSFLRVVEDFLEQWVEGWFGRRFKGPLQPQEVARKAVKAMLKNQKASINKIYVPNFYEIALSQDDWNQFAAIQEAFSAEVGEVLVAKARERNLTLLGKPQVRFRVDSSIPQGTIQIKQQFVEPPKEEKAEQEKLQEQIEDTLTFNKQELLARTVVKGGWLLRVIRGPDEGKCFRLEKGKYILGRNQENDIVLNDSNISRIHAQIEYAGGCYFLNDLGSTNGTFLNGRRINKGRLHPGDKIVVGRTELQFEEG is encoded by the coding sequence ATGTCTTTTTTAAGAGTTGTTGAGGATTTTTTGGAGCAATGGGTTGAAGGATGGTTTGGCCGACGATTTAAAGGCCCGCTGCAGCCCCAGGAAGTTGCCCGGAAGGCTGTGAAGGCAATGCTTAAAAATCAAAAGGCCAGTATCAATAAAATTTACGTGCCTAATTTTTATGAAATTGCTTTGAGCCAAGATGATTGGAATCAGTTTGCAGCCATTCAAGAAGCTTTTAGCGCGGAAGTGGGGGAAGTTCTTGTTGCCAAGGCCAGAGAGCGGAACCTTACTTTGTTGGGTAAACCACAGGTCCGGTTCCGGGTAGATTCAAGCATTCCTCAAGGTACGATCCAGATCAAACAGCAATTTGTAGAACCGCCAAAGGAGGAAAAAGCGGAACAGGAAAAGCTGCAAGAGCAAATTGAGGATACTTTAACTTTTAATAAACAGGAGTTACTGGCCAGAACTGTTGTTAAAGGGGGGTGGCTCCTCAGGGTTATCCGTGGTCCCGACGAGGGCAAATGTTTTAGGCTGGAAAAAGGAAAGTATATCCTGGGTAGGAATCAAGAAAATGATATTGTGCTTAATGACAGCAATATTTCCAGAATTCATGCCCAAATTGAATATGCGGGCGGCTGTTATTTCTTGAATGATTTAGGCAGCACCAACGGCACTTTTCTTAACGGTCGCAGGATAAATAAAGGACGGCTTCATCCCGGGGACAAGATTGTTGTGGGCCGGACCGAATTGCAGTTTGAGGAGGGGTAA
- the pknB gene encoding Stk1 family PASTA domain-containing Ser/Thr kinase, with translation MIGKTLGNRYEIAEKIGGGGMAVVYKGKDKLLNRAVTIKVLREQFVSEEDFIKRFRREAQAVASLSHPNIVSIYDVGHEEDFHYLVMEYVEGQNLKEIIQKRAPVEPLEAIDYLIQIMDALEHAHDNKVVHRDIKPHNILVTKGGKVKVTDFGIAQAISSATVTYTGTMVGSVQYISPEQAKGEVTGVQADIYSAGVVLYELLTGRLPFEGDTAIGIALKHIQSDFVPPSELVTGIPPALERIVLKAMAKEPEMRYQSAREMRAALEKVRFSLAGELPTQVLPAIEDAPGTKKSKSGKKRPKPVFWFLLPVFLLVALAGFWLGMERFFEVGESEVPNVVGKSLADAEAILSQAKLKYQVEEKVYHPSLPAGYVVKQSPEAGKPVKRTRPVILVLSLGPELKPVPGVLGEPERTARITLTNAGFNVAEQVEEVYDEEIEAGRVVAQNPEPEVKKPLGTEVTLTVSLGPEPKNIPMPKLVGERLEDARRILEENRLELGNVTNEISYEFFSGQVMWQSVPEGQNILQGQKVDVKVSKGPGLAPETRNVEILVADDGKEHHIQVIVSDVTGTHEEYNAWHNPGDFVIVPIEFYGKGILKVLQDDKEIHREAVP, from the coding sequence ATGATCGGGAAAACACTGGGCAACCGCTACGAAATTGCGGAGAAAATCGGCGGGGGCGGAATGGCCGTAGTGTATAAAGGCAAAGATAAACTCTTAAATCGCGCGGTTACCATCAAGGTTTTACGCGAGCAATTTGTAAGCGAGGAGGACTTTATTAAGCGCTTCCGGCGTGAAGCCCAGGCGGTAGCCAGTTTATCCCATCCCAATATAGTCAGTATTTACGATGTAGGACATGAAGAGGATTTTCATTACCTTGTAATGGAATATGTGGAAGGGCAAAATTTAAAGGAAATCATTCAAAAGCGGGCGCCCGTGGAGCCGTTGGAAGCAATTGATTATTTAATTCAGATTATGGATGCCCTGGAACATGCCCATGATAACAAGGTAGTACACAGGGATATCAAACCGCACAATATCCTGGTAACCAAGGGCGGCAAGGTCAAGGTCACTGATTTTGGCATAGCGCAAGCAATATCTTCAGCTACTGTCACATATACAGGTACCATGGTTGGTTCGGTGCAGTATATTTCCCCGGAACAGGCTAAAGGGGAGGTTACCGGCGTTCAGGCGGATATTTACTCCGCTGGAGTAGTGCTCTATGAACTTTTGACCGGTCGGCTGCCTTTTGAAGGCGATACAGCCATTGGGATTGCCTTAAAGCATATTCAGTCTGATTTTGTTCCGCCAAGTGAACTGGTTACGGGAATACCTCCGGCATTGGAACGCATAGTTCTCAAAGCCATGGCCAAAGAGCCGGAAATGCGTTACCAGTCTGCACGGGAAATGAGGGCGGCGCTGGAGAAAGTTAGGTTTTCCCTTGCAGGGGAATTGCCTACCCAAGTGCTTCCTGCCATAGAAGATGCCCCAGGCACGAAAAAGTCCAAGTCCGGCAAAAAGAGGCCCAAGCCTGTTTTTTGGTTTTTGCTGCCCGTTTTTCTGCTAGTAGCCTTGGCGGGTTTTTGGCTGGGCATGGAACGTTTCTTTGAGGTAGGGGAGTCGGAAGTGCCAAACGTAGTGGGGAAATCCCTGGCTGATGCAGAAGCGATCCTAAGTCAAGCTAAGCTGAAATACCAAGTCGAGGAGAAGGTCTATCATCCCAGCTTGCCTGCAGGTTACGTGGTCAAACAGTCCCCCGAAGCAGGTAAACCGGTTAAAAGAACACGGCCTGTAATTTTAGTTCTTAGCCTGGGGCCGGAATTAAAGCCCGTACCGGGTGTGCTGGGCGAGCCCGAAAGAACGGCCCGGATTACACTTACGAACGCCGGGTTTAACGTGGCTGAGCAGGTGGAGGAAGTTTATGATGAGGAAATTGAGGCTGGACGCGTGGTGGCGCAAAACCCTGAACCTGAGGTTAAAAAACCTTTGGGCACGGAAGTTACCTTGACAGTCAGCCTTGGACCTGAGCCGAAAAATATACCTATGCCTAAACTAGTGGGTGAAAGGCTGGAGGATGCCCGCCGGATACTGGAAGAAAACCGCTTGGAATTAGGGAATGTTACCAACGAGATCAGCTACGAATTTTTCAGTGGCCAGGTTATGTGGCAAAGCGTTCCGGAAGGACAAAATATTTTGCAGGGGCAGAAAGTTGATGTAAAAGTGAGCAAAGGCCCGGGCTTAGCTCCGGAAACGCGCAATGTGGAGATACTTGTAGCTGATGATGGCAAAGAGCATCATATCCAGGTGATAGTTTCCGATGTGACAGGTACCCACGAAGAATATAACGCCTGGCATAATCCCGGTGATTTTGTCATCGTCCCGATAGAATTTTACGGTAAGGGGATTCTTAAAGTTTTACAAGACGATAAAGAAATTCATAGAGAAGCAGTGCCATAG
- a CDS encoding FHA domain-containing protein — MELILALLRYAFLVLLYLFIFAVFRAVVEDLSRIKLAGRNMSNSYKLVVRESGESSNLQPGDIFPLGDQVVLGRYADSDIAIGDPHISARHAALRQENGFLVLQDLGSTNGTFLNGKRIKGNKRLQPGDLLRLGDVTFEVMGWENESGST; from the coding sequence GTGGAATTAATACTGGCATTGCTGCGCTATGCTTTCCTCGTGCTTCTCTATCTTTTTATCTTTGCTGTTTTTCGGGCTGTGGTTGAAGATTTATCCAGGATCAAATTGGCCGGACGGAATATGTCTAACAGCTACAAACTTGTAGTCCGTGAGTCGGGAGAATCGTCAAATTTGCAACCAGGGGACATTTTTCCTTTAGGAGATCAGGTGGTGTTAGGCCGGTATGCCGATAGTGATATTGCCATCGGGGATCCACATATTTCCGCTCGGCATGCTGCGCTTCGTCAAGAAAATGGTTTCTTGGTCCTGCAGGATTTGGGCAGTACCAACGGAACATTTTTAAACGGCAAGCGAATTAAAGGCAACAAGCGTTTACAACCCGGCGATTTATTGCGCCTGGGGGATGTGACTTTTGAAGTAATGGGGTGGGAGAATGAGAGCGGCAGCACGTAG
- a CDS encoding ECF transporter S component: MSTKKLVRVSLLALIGFLLMFSIEFPLPFFPPYLKYDPSEVPGLIAAFAWGPWTGVLVEFLKTFLFFVSGKSTAGIIGVGAAFIAGGSFVLVAGSIYERMKTKTGAVVSLLAGSLAMTLVMTVANYFVLLPLWGVPSNEVLPLITSAIIPFNLVKALFSSLATFVIYKRVHYWLEVPVARLAKHKEKEQEL, encoded by the coding sequence GTGTCAACAAAAAAGCTAGTACGCGTGTCATTGCTTGCTCTTATCGGCTTTCTGCTAATGTTTAGCATTGAATTTCCTTTGCCGTTTTTTCCGCCGTATTTAAAATACGATCCCAGTGAAGTTCCAGGATTAATTGCGGCTTTTGCCTGGGGTCCCTGGACCGGTGTGTTGGTGGAATTTTTGAAGACATTTTTGTTTTTTGTTTCCGGTAAATCGACTGCAGGTATTATTGGGGTGGGGGCCGCTTTCATAGCCGGAGGAAGTTTTGTGCTGGTGGCTGGTTCCATCTACGAACGAATGAAAACTAAAACGGGAGCCGTTGTTTCACTGCTGGCCGGTTCGCTGGCGATGACTTTGGTTATGACAGTGGCTAACTACTTTGTGCTCCTGCCGCTGTGGGGCGTACCGTCCAATGAAGTGCTGCCGTTAATAACTTCGGCTATTATACCTTTTAACCTGGTTAAAGCGCTTTTTAGTTCGTTAGCTACATTTGTAATTTACAAAAGGGTACACTATTGGTTGGAAGTACCGGTAGCCCGTTTAGCCAAACATAAGGAAAAGGAACAGGAGTTGTAA